ACGACCACGATCGGCACGTGGCGCTGCAGCACGGTCTGCAGGTAGGGGTCGTCGTCGGCCGCGGCGTAGACGACGAATCCGTCGACCCCTGCTGCCAGAACGGAATTCGTGCCTTCCGAAACGCTGCGGTCCGGTCCGACCGCGACCAGCAGCAGGCCCTGTCCGGCCTCTTCGCACGATTCGGCGAGTCCGGCAACGAAATTCAATGCGGCGGGATCACTGAAGGCATAGGTCAACGGCTCGGCGATCACCAGACCGACCGCGCCGGCCTTTCGGGTTCGCAGCGACCGGGCCACCGGGTCCGGGCCGGCGTATCCTAGCCGCTTCGCGGTGGCCAGTACCCGCTCCCGCAGATCGGCCGACAACTGATCGGGCCGGTTGTACGCATTCGAGATCGTGGTCCGCGAAACCTTGAGTTCGGCGGCCAATGAGGCCAGGGTTGCCCGCCGCCGCGGCGCGGGACTTCGGGACATGCTCCGTGAGGCTAGCGCATTGAGTTGCGCACGACCGGTACCGATGCCCTATGGTTATTGGAAACGGTTTTCATTTGTATTAGGTTGACTCAGTCAGAGGAGTGCTCGTGCGCAGTACTGCGATCCGCGCGGTCATGGGTTTGTCGGCGTTGGCGCTGGCGGCCGGTCTCACCGCATGTGGCGGCGACAAGTCCCCGGGCGGCGCTCCGGCAGCACAGACACCCACCGTGGTGGCCTCCACCGACGTATGGGGCAGCGTCGCGCAGGCGGTCGCAGGCGACCACGCCAAGGTCACCTCGATCATCACCAGCGCCTCGGCAGACCCGCACTCGTTCGAGGCCAGCCCCTCGAATGCAGCCGACATCGCGGACGCGTCGCTGGTGGTCTACAACGGCGGCGGCTACGACCACTGGGTCGACGACGTCCTGGCCGGTCACAAGGGCGTGGCGTCGGTCAACGCGTACTCGCTGCTGAAGCCGCCCGCCGGCGAGCCCGAGCCGGCCAACGAGCACGTCTTCTATGACCTGGCCACCGCGCGGGCCGTGGCCAGCTCGATCGCCGACAAGCTCGCACAGGACGATCCGCAGCACGCCGCCGACTACAAGTCCAACGCCGAGACCTTCAACCGCAAGGCCGACGCGATAGCGCAGACCGAGAACGCCATCCGCACCACCCACCCGGGCGCCGCGGTGGTCGCGACCGAACCCGTCGCGCACTATCTCCTGGTGGCCGCCGGCCTGACCGACAAGACACCCGCCGGATTCGCCAGCGCCGTCGAGCAGGACACCGATCCCGCCCCCGTCGACGTCGCGGCCATGCTGGACCTCATCAAGTCCCGCCAGATCGCCGCTGTGGTGTTCAACGAACAAACCATCACCGAGGTCACCAAACAGGTCCAGGCGGCAGCTCAGAGCGCCGGCGTGCCCATTGTCAGCGTCACCGAGACGCTGCCCGACGGCAAGGACTACCTGACCTGGCAGCG
This is a stretch of genomic DNA from Mycobacterium sp. ELW1. It encodes these proteins:
- a CDS encoding zinc ABC transporter substrate-binding protein, which encodes MRSTAIRAVMGLSALALAAGLTACGGDKSPGGAPAAQTPTVVASTDVWGSVAQAVAGDHAKVTSIITSASADPHSFEASPSNAADIADASLVVYNGGGYDHWVDDVLAGHKGVASVNAYSLLKPPAGEPEPANEHVFYDLATARAVASSIADKLAQDDPQHAADYKSNAETFNRKADAIAQTENAIRTTHPGAAVVATEPVAHYLLVAAGLTDKTPAGFASAVEQDTDPAPVDVAAMLDLIKSRQIAAVVFNEQTITEVTKQVQAAAQSAGVPIVSVTETLPDGKDYLTWQRDTADRLTAALQQNR